Proteins encoded together in one Zonotrichia leucophrys gambelii isolate GWCS_2022_RI chromosome 1, RI_Zleu_2.0, whole genome shotgun sequence window:
- the LOC135460907 gene encoding taste receptor type 2 member 40-like, with amino-acid sequence MLPPLLIVSISIVAVEVVVGFIGNGFITTANIINCIKGKKTSSADLILIFLSTSRFILQATVLMHIHSLYFADVFKLASVYKDFAAVWMFVNHSSLWFSTWLYVLYCVKIINTTHWLLLQIKCRIAEMVPWLLLGSLVISSMISLPLLWITPDTYLCSSTGNCRENSTADIMDWDSSSLYLLLLYFVGCFFPLVLSVVTSALLITSLWKHRKTMQCYADTFTDAMIDVHLNAIKSIISFLILYLSSFVAQILLILSTSQSKDVVKVAVSLVVVEAYPSMHSIILIIVNSKLKLVFRNLCLHFKCHLEDKPPSPRLERNTFQ; translated from the coding sequence ATGCTGCCACCACTTCTTATTGTTTCAATAAGCATTGTAGCTGTTGAAGTTGTTGTTGGATTTATTGGAAATGGATTTATTACAACTGCTAATATAATTAATTGCATCAAAGGCAAAAAGACATCTTCTGCTGATTTGATCCTGATCTTTCTGAGCACATCAAGATTTATCTTGCAAGCGACGGTTCTGATGCACATCCACAGTCTCTACTTTGCTGACGTGTTCAAGTTGGCTTCAGTGTACAAGGACTTTGCTGCTGTGTGGATGTTTGTAAACCATAGCAGCTTGTGGTTCAGTACCTGGCTCTATGTACTGTACTGTGTAAAAATAATCAATACCAcccactggctgctgctgcaaatcAAGTGCAGAATAGCTGAGATGGTCCCATGGCTTCTTCTTGGATCGCTGGTGATCTCCTCTATGATTTCTCTTCCTTTACTATGGATTACACCCGACACTTACCTATGCAGCTCAACAGGGAACTGCAGAGAAAATAGCACAGCTGATATCATGGACTGGGATAGTTCATCTCTCTATTTGCTGCTTCTTTACTTTGTAGGTTGCTTTTTCCCTCTAGTACTCTCCGTGGTGACCTCAGCTCTGTTAATTACTTCTCTGTGGAAACACAGAAAGACAATGCAATGCTATGCAGATACTTTCACGGATGCTATGATAGATGTTCATCTAAATGCTATTAAATCCATTATTTCTTTCCTAATCTTGTATCTTTCCAGTTTTGTAGCTCAAATTCTGTTGATACTCTCGACATCTCAAAGTAAAGACGTGGTGAAAGTTGCAGTATCCTTAGTTGTAGTTGAGGCATATCCTTCCATGCACTCAATTATCCTGATCATAGTCAATTCAAAACTGAAATTGGTGTTTAGGAACCTTTGCCTGCATTTTAAGTGTCATTTGGAAGATAAGCCTCCAAGCCCCAGGCTTGAGAGAAACACTTTCCAGTAA